The Nycticebus coucang isolate mNycCou1 chromosome 10, mNycCou1.pri, whole genome shotgun sequence sequence acaacaacaacaaaaatagttggcattgtggcaggcgcctgtactcccagctgcttgggaggctgaggcaagagtattgcttaagcccaggagtttgaggttgctgtgagctgtgacaccccagcactctactgagggtgacatagtgagactctgtctcaaaaaaaaaaaagaacacgatggtgagaaggaagaaggaaaggaagaaaggaagctgAGCCTTAAGGTCAAATGGGATTTCAGAATGAAGAGAGGAGGAAGCAAGCATGTTTTGGCCAGTGGGGACAGCTTGAGCAATGTGTGGAGGCAGGACAGCAGAGGGGTACACAGGAACAGCATGTACTTAGGCTTGGTTACAGCAGAAGGGtcacaaagagagaaggaagctgaACCCGGGAAGGGGGCTGAAGACGAGAGGCCCTGAAAACAGCACTGAGCTCTTGATTTGCTATCAGGAAGGTGCTGGGGAGCCATGGAAGCCCTGTTCACCTGAGCAGGGAACATGTCTAATCAGAGCTAGACCACTGAAGAAAAACTGGAGATGAGGAGGCTGGAGAGGAAGGCAAGTTAGGGATGGAACCATGGGCCACTGGGGTTAAGAGGATGGGTATGAAACTCAGCTAGGACAGAGTCAGGATCCTTGCTCTGACTTGGCCAACCCTGAGCAAGTGACCTGacctctccatgcctcagtttcctcatctgtaaaatggagagagCAATAATAATCTCAATCTCACAATGCTGTTGTAAGGATTCAAAGAGTTAACACCtttaaagcacttagaatagggcggcgcctgtggctcagtcggtagggcgccggccccatatacccagggtggcgggccccggccaaactgcaaccaaaaaatagccgggcgctgtggcgggcgcctgtagtcccagctactcgggaggctgaggcaagagaatcgcttaagcccaggagttggaggttgctatgagctgtgtgaggccacggcactctaccgagggccataaagtgagactctgtctctacaaaaaaaaaaaaaaaaaccacttagaatagtgcctagTGTATAGTAAGGGTTTGAATCTCTGCTCTGTGTCTTCCATGGTGTGTGACCTTGGATACATgacttgacctctctgtgcctcagtcttcttatctgtaaaagaggataataataataatatctaccttagtgggcacagtggctcatacctgaatCTCAGagctttggaaagctgaggcaggaggatcacttgagggcaggatcCTGGGCAACACAAcgagagcccatctctaccaaaaataaataaataaaatatatatagcagggtgtggtggtgtcttagctatttgggaggctgaggtaggaggatcccttgagccctggctgcagtgagctatgactgcagcATTGGACTCCAGCCTGGTAATAgagagaaagaccctatctcttaaagaaataaaaataaattaaaaaaaaacagtacctacctcacagggctgctgtgaggagtAAATGAGTTAATAAGAGCAAAGAGCTTAACATAGGGCTAGACATGAGCATGtcatagttgttgttgttgttattattattttcactcaCTTCCAGCTCAGCCATTCTGAGATGCCCAGGGAGTGAGAGAGCGGGCAGAGAGAGAAGCAGTGGCAGAAGGCCCTGGAGGGTCAGCTCCTCTACATGGCCAAAGACATGTCCAGGCAGGTCTGTCTCTCACAGCTGCAGCCATATGTGCGAACATGTCCCTAAAGAAGGCATGTGGGGCGAGATGGGTTTGGAGAAGACTCCAGCCTGGGGCTCTGCTACAACAGAAGGACCTGCAGGCAAACCAGCACAGCAAATTGATGGACTCTGCTCCCAGGCTCGTGTGAGGCACTCTGGTTTCACACCTGCCTCTGCTCTGACCCTCCCTGAACCTGCCCTGCCAGCTCTCCTGATTCACCAGGAGAGAACCGCACCCAAGCTAAGGCTGAGGGTGAATGATGTAAACAAGAATCTGCAGAAGGCCACTTGGGGACCTGGATGGGGGGCAGAGGGGAGACCAGGGTAGGCTGAGAATCTTTTAGTGTTTTGGGTTCACACAGCCCTTTGAGAATCTAATGAAAGCTGGGAACTCACCACTCtctaaaaatatgtacaaatggGCTAAAAAGTGGTGATGGTTCATGACCCCTTAGGGTAGCCACAGACCCCAGACTAAGATATTTGAGGTAGCAAATTAGATGGTGCACCTTTCCTGTGTTCTTATCCCAGTGTTCTTCAGATTCTGGGGTCATAGATTCTCCAGGGGATTCAAAAGAAGCTATAGACCCTTGCTACAAAAATATGtgggtacacacacacagactaaCTCAGTTGTACAACTTCAGAGGTTCCTGGGCAGTGGTCCTACATTGTAGACCCTAGGACTAGAGGCAGCTGGGAAAGGAGCAAATTAGTAGGGTGTGCCTGGAGTGGGTTAGCAACCTGGCTGATCAGAGGGAGGAGGTCAGTGGATGGAAGAGGTGGCTGGAGAAGAAATTGCTGGTGGGTAACTCAGAGTACCCTGGGAAAGAACTTCTTGAGCAGAGGACTAAAGGGTTTAGAGGTTATGGTTGAAGGGCAGGATGGGCCCCACTCACCCCAGACCTGTCCTCAGGATCGCTGGCACCTCCACCCCCGGTCACCACATCATCCTCAGACTCGTCgaaagaggaggcagaggagaagccaccactgcctccctccaccctggAGGGAAGTCCCACTGGCTGAGCCTCAGGCTCAGGAGTCTCAGGGGTGATGATGAGGCGGGGCACAGGGCACAGGGGGCTACACTTCAGGTGAGAGGATAGGTGAGCCACCAACTCCTCAGGTTCTGGTTCCTCTAATTGGCCATCATCAGGCTCCCCCCAAAGACAGTCTGTCCCAGGTGTTGTCTGGGGACCATCAGTGCCAGACTGTGTCCAGGACCCATCAGTGTCTTGTTGTATTGGGAAACTATTCCTGCCAGGTTGTTTTCTGGCTGTTTCAGTATCCCGTTGTGTCTTGGAGCCATTAGTGTGTGACTCCGTCCAGGGACCTTCAGTATCCTGTTGTGTCCTAGAGCCATCAGTGTACAATCCTTTCCAGGAGCCGTCAGCACTTGGCTCTGTTGAGGGAAAGGCTCCCTCTGGGTGAGTCCGGAGGTTGGATCTGCCCTGGTGGGTCCAGAGGTTATCAACCCAAGGCTTGACCCTTTCTGGCTCAGTTTGTGACCCATGTGTTTCTAGTTCTGGCCAGGGCCTATCAACTCCTAGCTGTGTCCAAAGGCTGGCCCTCTCTGGCTGAGACTGGCGGTCCGAGCTGTACGGACCAGTCCAAAAGCCATCAGTCCCAGTCTCTGTTCCAATCTCCGTCCAGCGACTGGTTGTCTCCAATTCTGACCAGCGCCTTTCTGGATGTAACTGGAGGGTGGACCTGTCTGGCTCCGTCTTTTGACTGGGCCTCTCCGTCTCAGGTCCGAGACCAGCTGCTTCAGGCTCAGTTTGCTCGCCTATCCAGAATTCTGTCTGTAGACCATCTGTTCCCGGCTCAGGCCCGAGGCCGGCCTTCTCGGCCTCGGTGTGGAAGCTGGACCTCTCGGTGCGGGCCCAGGGCCCGCCCCCCTCCGGCCGTCTCGCTGGGTCCCCTGCACAGGGCCCAAGTCGCTGCTGTCCCGGCTGCCGTCGCCGCCCTCCTCTCGGCGCCTCCAACCCCATGCGGGCCGCCGCAGGCAGCGCCCCGGCCTCCGCCTCACTCAGGCTCCCCCGGCACGGGCAGCGCCTCATGCCCGCTCCTTCGGTTCAGGCTTCGGCAGACTGGGTCCCTCCTACCCCTTTAAATCCTGCGAGGGGTGTGGCTGGCGAGCCCCGGAATCTCGGGTTCCGGGCCACGGAGCTCCAGCCCACCCCGCCACGCAAGGGTTAACCGATACTACCCCGCCCCACGGATAGCCACGAAGTCCTGCCCCCACAGGACGTGACATAATGGGGCGGAGCCAGACAGGTGCCTGTCTGACTCCGCCCATCGCCGTCGTAGTGGGTGGCTTCTGAGAACTCAGAGCCCCAGCAGGTTGGGTATGGGGCGCTGGGGTATTGGTGGCTCGCCAGTGGGGCCCCTCCCGACACCCTCTGTGACCAATCCAACTTCTTTCGCCCTCAAGTGGCCAGTTCAGCCTCTCTAAAACTCCCGGTGACGCGTTCAGCCCGTCCTCATTGTTCACCCAGGGGAGGCACAGACGTTCGAAGACTTGGAGATCCCACAGGTGTGGTTTCAAGACCTGCGTCTGCCACATCCCAGCTAAGTTACCTTGAGCGAGTGACTTAAGCTCCATTGAATTTTCCATAAGAAATCTCTCGCACAGGCGCCGTGGCtcgtgcctgcaatcctagcattctggaggccaaggccggtggattgcttgagttcaggaattccagacaagcctgagcaagaaagagacccatctctactaaaaataggaaaactggccgggcgttgtggcaggcgtctgtctgtagtgccagctactcaggtggctgagtcAGGGgtatcacctgagcccaagagtttgaggttgctgtaagccatgacgctaccgcactctaccaagagcaacaaagtgaaactgtctcaaaagaaagaaagaaaaagaaaataaagaaatctctCTCATGTATAGAGCACTTGTTCTTGAGAGGTTTAGGGATAAAGTCCAcaagagaggaggccagtccagggattaaggataggctttattttattttattttatttattttttgagacagagcctcaagctgttgccctgggtagagtactatggcatcacagctcacagcaacctccaaccccagggctcaagtgattttcctgtctccacctcccaagtagctgggagtacaggtgcccgccacaacacccggttattttttggttgcagccgtagttgttgtttggcgggcctggagtggattcgaacctgccagctcaggtgtatgtggctggcgccttagccacttgagccacaggcacagagccaggataggctttatttttaaagaagcagaATGGAGTCTGACCGGAAGTCAGCTCCCTTCGCACAGTTCCAAGGGACTTTTATTAGTTAGTTGGAATGTGGGAGGTGTCATGAGAGGTGAGGGAAGTCATCTTTcctgcagagtgaatgatgctgtgtCCAAGACTGATTTTAGAATTACTACCTTTCATAAAAGGTGTCAATCTTGCACAAAGGTCTTATCTCTAGTGCCTGCCAGGACCAGGGTAGGAGATTCTGATGCTTCCCAGGAACACCGGCCTTGAAGCATTTCAGGAGGGTGGGAAAGGGGTTGCTATGACCATGCCATTTGGTCTCTGATCTGCTTCTTATCACTAGCTGTCCTCCCACGATGGCTGTACTCATGTCAGCGTCATGAGGATTTACAGAAGTATGGGAAGGGAGTTGCTGTAATCAtgcagtttggtttctggcctgctttctttcactacctgtctcccaaatagctgtactTTTGTCAGGGTCCTAAGGATTTCTTCCCCACAGTTCTGTACCAGACCCTGATATTATTTCACTGTTCACTCCCTCACTAACACTGAGCCATAAGGGATGCCAGGGCCCCCTTTTACACACAAGGACATTGCCAGCCTCTACCTTTTGTTTGTAGCCATGGGGCTATTTGATATGTGACTATGTGATGTATGTAACACCAGGCCTGGCACTGTCAGCCATAGCCCTATAGGGTTAGTTATTGTCCTGGATGCTTTTCATATTCTTTGCCCCAAGGGTGAGCTGCCACCCAGCTCCTGAGTCATACCTTCATGTCTGGAGCGAGGTAGGGGGTGGTttctgccgggagccaaaacatatcacaaaaatgccccttgttatcttgattttacgagcaaactattctcaggaattcaaccgtaaacagcaacggtactttccccttgcatatctcctcaaaaatgcaccccccgccttagggtccttctcctagtaattttctagaaactagccccctccccgccctgttaggaatagcccttagttacttcctcgtttgaatgcttataagcccagctgaaacaataaactcttcggagcttgatcagactcttgacttgctctcattctttcgtgtctcttgtcccctcattcgactgacccctttgtttcccaggtccctgtTGAATTCCCCGCTGGCCGGGGCAGGTTTCTATCTTGAAATTTAGTCACCTGTTTGAGGGACATTGGGCACAGGTCCTAGGCTCCAAAATGAGTCATCTTCTCCCAGACCAATGAGAAATCAGAAGCAGGAACCCACCTGGTATATCATACAGGCTGGGAAGCAGAGGTTCAAAGAGGGAGGAGGGCTTTTCAGGGGAAACACAGCACAAGGACAGAGACACAAAGGCCTAATTCCCGAC is a genomic window containing:
- the ITPKC gene encoding inositol-trisphosphate 3-kinase C isoform X2 — protein: MRRCPCRGSLSEAEAGALPAAARMGLEAPRGGRRRQPGQQRLGPCAGDPARRPEGGGPWARTERSSFHTEAEKAGLGPEPGTDGLQTEFWIGEQTEPEAAGLGPETERPSQKTEPDRSTLQLHPERRWSELETTSRWTEIGTETGTDGFWTGPYSSDRQSQPERASLWTQLGVDRPWPELETHGSQTEPERVKPWVDNLWTHQGRSNLRTHPEGAFPSTEPSADGSWKGLYTDGSRTQQDTEGPWTESHTNGSKTQRDTETARKQPGRNSFPIQQDTDGSWTQSGTDGPQTTPGTDCLWGEPDDGQLEEPEPEELVAHLSSHLKCSPLCPVPRLIITPETPEPEAQPVGLPSRVEGGSGGFSSASSFDESEDDVVTGGGGASDPEDRSGSKPWKKLKTVLKYSPFVVSFRKHYPWVQLSGHAGNFQAGEDGRILKRFCQCEQHSLEQLMKDPLQPFVPAYYGVVHRDGQTFNQMEDLLADFEGPSIMDCKMGSRTYLEEELVKARERPRPRKDMYEKMVAVDPGAPTPEEHAQGAVTKPRYMQWRETMSSTSTLGFRIEGIKKADGTCNTNFKKTQALDQVKKVLEDFVDGDHEILRKYVARLEDLREALENSPFFKTHEVVGSSLLFVHDHTGLTKVWMIDFGKTVALPDHQTLSHRLPWAEGNREDGYLWGLDNMICLLQGLTQS
- the ITPKC gene encoding inositol-trisphosphate 3-kinase C isoform X1; this translates as MRRCPCRGSLSEAEAGALPAAARMGLEAPRGGRRRQPGQQRLGPCAGDPARRPEGGGPWARTERSSFHTEAEKAGLGPEPGTDGLQTEFWIGEQTEPEAAGLGPETERPSQKTEPDRSTLQLHPERRWSELETTSRWTEIGTETGTDGFWTGPYSSDRQSQPERASLWTQLGVDRPWPELETHGSQTEPERVKPWVDNLWTHQGRSNLRTHPEGAFPSTEPSADGSWKGLYTDGSRTQQDTEGPWTESHTNGSKTQRDTETARKQPGRNSFPIQQDTDGSWTQSGTDGPQTTPGTDCLWGEPDDGQLEEPEPEELVAHLSSHLKCSPLCPVPRLIITPETPEPEAQPVGLPSRVEGGSGGFSSASSFDESEDDVVTGGGGASDPEDRSGSKPWKKLKTVLKYSPFVVSFRKHYPWVQLSGHAGNFQAGEDGRILKRFCQCEQHSLEQLMKDPLQPFVPAYYGVVHRDGQTFNQMEDLLADFEGPSIMDCKMGSRTYLEEELVKARERPRPRKDMYEKMVAVDPGAPTPEEHAQGAVTKPRYMQWRETMSSTSTLGFRIEGIKSSPIFPCLTSLGSWALVSPQKADGTCNTNFKKTQALDQVKKVLEDFVDGDHEILRKYVARLEDLREALENSPFFKTHEVVGSSLLFVHDHTGLTKVWMIDFGKTVALPDHQTLSHRLPWAEGNREDGYLWGLDNMICLLQGLTQS